A region of Argentina anserina chromosome 5, drPotAnse1.1, whole genome shotgun sequence DNA encodes the following proteins:
- the LOC126794885 gene encoding rust resistance kinase Lr10-like — translation MGILRLLLPLFFCFIVLVPSRAADHDCPVSKCSPYGPLIKFPFRFKHQPLHCGNPEFEVSCSSFSNMTMIQLSSSSGLFTIQTIDYENKYFKVYNADGCLPRRLLNFTISSSSLFQLARYFGINYCVFSGSYSPNLTLLNCSTEESFGTGSFNKNYVPITCLSRPGYQVVASLPSTTTLDLPVSTCRSLIGLIYLPLQRVDGNLDNCEPDSVLTLKWDFGDFPGCQKCKAGRCQFNYSKNQMECHFSPPPPPPPPPPPGVSNSIRPGYIIGPIIACFLLISVASVAVFFHVTQSNRRGEKENQMKIERFLNDHKSRVPTRYSYSSIKKMTKGFKKNLGEGGFGSVFLGKLPNGDQVAVKVLNGSKGNGDDFVNEVGTIGRIHHVNVVRLLGFSAEGCKHALIYEFMPNKSLEKFITSRESNNNDTTLDWKKLQHIIIGIGKGIEYLHQGCDQRILHFDIKPRNILLDHDFNPKISDFGLAKLCSKEESIISMTAARGTAGYIAPEVFLRNFKNVSYKSDVYSFGMLVLEMIGARKEPAFASINSEVYFPEWAYKRLIEGGTLDLKLDTDEDAHIAKKLVIVALWCIQWYPVNRPSMKSVVRMLYGDSESLIMPPNPFTFTSTQTS, via the exons ATGGGAATTCTGCGGCTTCTGCTACCTTTGTTTTTCTGCTTCATTGTTCTTGTACCAAGCAGAGCAGCTGATCATGACTGTCCTGTTTCAAAATGTAGTCCTTATGGTCCGCTTATCAAGTTTCCATTCCGTTTTAAGCATCAACCCCTTCACTGTGGCAATCCAGAGTTTGAGGTATCCTGCAGCAGCTTCAGCAATATGACCATGATTCAGCTCTCATCATCCTCAGGACTCTTCACCATCCAAACAATTGATTACgaaaacaaatacttcaagGTCTACAATGCAGATGGCTGCCTTCCAAGACGACTTTTAAACTTTACCATCTCCAGCAGCTCACTCTTTCAACTAGCACGTTATTTTGGGATCAACTATTGCGTCTTTTCCGGGAGTTATTCTCCCAACTTAACATTACTGAATTGTTCTACAGAAGAAAGCTTTGGCACAGGGAGTTTCAACAAGAACTATGTTCCCATCACATGTCTTAGTCGACCAGGGTATCAGGTTGTGGCTTCTCTACCCTCAACCACTACACTTGACTTGCCTGTATCAACTTGTCGTAGTTTGATCGGACTAATTTATCTTCCACTACAAAGAGTGGATGGCAATCTGGACAACTGTGAACCGGATAGTGTATTAACTCTGAAATGGGACTTTGGCGATTTCCCAGGATGTCAAAAATGTAAAGCAGGAAGGTGCCAGTTCAATTATAGCAAAAACCAAATGGAGTGTCATTTCagccctcctcctccacctccacctccaccaccacctg GTGTATCTAACTCAATTAGGCCGGGGTATATCATAGGACCGATCATAGCTTGTTTTCTACTCATCTCAGTAGCATCGGTAGCAGTTTTCTTCCATGTCACACAATCAAATAGGAGAGGGGAAAAGGAGaatcaaatgaaaattgaaaggTTCCTAAATGATCACAAGTCTCGTGTACCCACCAGATACTCTTATTCTAGTATAAAGAAGATGACAAAAGGCTTCAAGAAAAATTTAGGTGAAGGAGGTTTTGGAAGTGTTTTCTTGGGAAAGCTACCAAACGGTGATCAAGTCGCTGTAAAGGTCCTGAATGGTTCCAAAGGAAATGGAGACGATTTTGTTAACGAAGTGGGAACCATTGGTAGAATTCACCATGTTAATGTGGTTCGCTTACTTGGGTTCTCCGCTGAAGGATGCAAGCATGCTCTAATTTATGAGTTCATGCCAAACAAGTCCTTAGAGAAGTTCATCACATCTAGGGAATCTAATAATAATGACACTACACTTGACTGGAAGAAACTACAGCACATTATCATTGGTATAGGAAAGGGGATTGAATACCTTCACCAAGGGTGTGATCAGAGGATCCTCCACTTTGATATTAAGCCTCGGAATATCTTGTTAGACCATGACTTCAATCCAAAGATCTCTGATTTTGGTCTTGCAAAGCTCTGTTCCAAGGAAGAAAGTATCATATCAATGACTGCTGCTAGAGGCACAGCCGGCTACATTGCACCTGAAGTGTTCCTTAGGAACTTCAAAAACGTGTCCTACAAAtcagatgtatatagttttggAATGCTGGTGCTTGAAATGATAGGAGCTAGAAAGGAGCCTGCTTTTGCATCTATTAACAGTGAGGTGTATTTTCCTGAATGGGCTTATAAGCGTCTAATTGAGGGAGGAACATTGGATTTGAAGCTAGATACTGATGAAGATGCTCATATTGCAAAGAAACTGGTGATTGTAGCACTGTGGTGCATCCAGTGGTACCCTGTGAATCGTCCATCCATGAAATCTGTTGTTAGAATGCTATACGGAGATTCTGAAAGCTTGATCATGCCACCAAATCCGTTCACCTTCACAAGCACTCAGACAAGTTAG